The Panicum virgatum strain AP13 chromosome 5K, P.virgatum_v5, whole genome shotgun sequence genome has a window encoding:
- the LOC120707483 gene encoding beta-adaptin-like protein A, translating to MAPTVPSAAKSASPSQPSGKSEVADLKQQLRQLAGSRAPDADDQRRDVFKRVISCMTAGIDVSAAFGEMVLCSATSDVVTKKMCYLYVGAHARAHPDLALLTINFLQRDCRDQDPTIRGLALRSLCSLRVPNFVEYLVTPLTTGLKDPSAYVRMIAAVGAAKLYHISATACIDADLPASLKALMLSDPDAQVVANCLHSLQEIWTLEAANSEAAAREIETLYSKPVVFYLLNKIKEFSEWAQCLVLELASKFLPSDNNEIFDIMNLLEDRLQHANGAVVLSTIKVFLHLTMSMTDVHQQVYERIKAPLLTLVGAGSPEQSYAVLCHLHLLVMRAPMLFSSDYKSFYCQFSDPSYVKKLKLEMLTAIANESNTYEIVTELCEYAGNVDVPIARESIRAVGKIALQQYDVNAIVDRLLQFLEMDKDYVTAETLVLVKDLLRKYPQWSHDCIAVVGNISSKNIQEPKGKAALIWMLGEYSQDMHDALYVLESLVENWDEEHSPEVRLHLLTAVMKCFFKRPPETQKALGATLAAGLSDTHQDVHDRALFYYRLLQYDPAVAERVVNPPKQAVSVFADTQSSEMKDRIFDEFNSLSVVYQKPSYMFTDKEHRGPFEYSEDLTNLAVGTEAQENVISAQRYQENDNDLLLSTSDKEDNGTRASNGSATSTYNAPSDLIGSSLISSQTPAEASLINTGGPTYSSQSNFSLDDLLGLGVTETPAPPPPPALTLNSKPVLDPGTFQRKWGQLALALTQECSLSPQGAASLMNPQSLIRHMQSNYIQCIASGGQPPNYKFFFYAQKDGATAFFLVECIVNTASAKAQLKIKGDDGTAAEAFSTLFQSALSKFGLS from the exons ATGGCTCCCACCGTCCCTTCGGCGGCGAAGTCCGCATCTCCTTCCCAACCTTCCGG GAAGAGCGAGGTGGCTGATCTGAAGCAGCAGCTGCGGCAGCTCGCGGGGAGCCGCGCGCCCGATGCGGATGACCAGCGCCGCGACGTCTTCAAGCGGGTGATCTCCTGCATGACGGCCGGCATCGACGTGTCGGCCGCGTTCGGGGAGATGGTGCTCTGCTCCGCCACCTCCGACGTCGTCACCAAGAAGATGTGCTACCTCTACGTCGGCGCCCACGCCCGCGCTCACCCGGACCTCGCGCTGCTAACCATCAACTTCCTCCAGCGGGACTGCCGCGATCAGGACCCCACCATCCGCGGCCTCGCGCTCCGCAGCCTCTGTTCTCTCCGTGTCCCCAACTTTGTCGAGTATCTCGTCACGCCACTCACGACCGGGCTCAAGGACCCCAGCGCCTACGTCCGGATGATCGCCGCTGTTGGTGCTGCCAAGCTGTATCACATATCTGCCACCGCCTGCATTGATGCTGATCTGCCTGCTTCGCTCAAGGCGCTAATGCTCTCCGATCCAGATGCACAG GTAGTTGCCAATTGCCTGCATTCGTTGCAGGAAATCTGGACCTTAGAAGCTGCTAATTCAGAGGCAGCAGCAAGGGAGATTGAAACATTGTATAGCAAGCCAGTGGTATTTTACCTGCTAAACAA GATCAAAGAGTTCAGTGAGTGGGCGCAGTGCCTTGTCCTTGAGTTGGCATCAAAGTTTCTACCATCTGATAATAATGAAATTTTTGACATAATGAACCTGCTGGAGGATAGGCTTCAGCATGCAAATGGAGCTGTTGTTTTGTCAACAATTAAAGTATTTCTCCATTTGACAATGTCCATGACTGATGTTCATCAACAG GTTTATGAGCGTATAAAAGCACCCTTGCTTACTTTAGTGGGTGCTGGGAGTCCTGAACAGTCATATGCTGTGCTATGTCATCTACATCTCCTGGTGATGCGTGCTCCAATGTTATTTTCCTCTGACTATAAAAGTTTTTACTGTCAATTTAGTGATCCATCATATGTGAAGAAGCTGAAACTTGAGATGTTGACTGCCATAGCAAATGAAAGCAACACCTATGAAATTG TAACTGAGCTGTGTGAATATGCTGGAAATGTCGACGTACCAATTGCAAGAGAGTCTATCCGGGCAGTTGGAAAAATAGCACTCCAGCAATATGATGTTAATGCCATTGTGGACAGGCTTCTACAATTTCTTGAAATGGATAAGGATTATGTTACTGCTGAAACTCTA GTCTTGGTGAAAGATCTTCTTAGAAAATATCCTCAATGGAGCCATGATTGTATAGCTGTTGTTGGAAATATCAGTAGCAAAAATATTCAGGAGCCAAAAGGTAAAGCAGCTCTCATATGGATGTTGGGAGAATATTCTCAAGACATGCATGATGCTCTGTATGTCCTTGAAAGTCTTGTTGAAAACTGGGATGAAGAGCACTCTCCTGAG GTTCGCTTGCATCTCCTGACTGCAGTGATGAAATGTTTCTTCAAGAGACCACCAGAAACGCAAAAGGCCTTGGGAGCTACATTAGCAGCTGGTCTATCTGACACTCACCAG GATGTTCATGACAGAGCGCTTTTCTACTACAGGCTTTTGCAATATGATCCTGCTGTGGCAGAACGTGTAGTAAACCCTCCCAAACAAGCTGTCTCTGTATTTGCAGATACGCAGAGCAGTGAAATGAAAGATCGGATATTTGATGAGTTCAACAGTCTATCAGTTGTATATCAGAAG CCATCTTACATGTTTACAGATAAGGAGCATCGTGGACCATTTGAGTATTCTGAGGATCTTACAAACTTGGCTGTTGGTACAGAGGCTCAGGAAAATGTAATATCTGCCCAAAGATACCAAGAAAATGATAATGACCTTTTGCTTAGTACGTCAGATAAAGAGGACAATGGTACAAGAGCCAGCAATGGTTCAGCCACCTCTACATACAATGCTCCTTCGGACTTGATTGGCTCTTCATTGATAAGTTCTCAAACACCAGCTGAAGCTTCACTAATAAATACTGGTGGGCCGACATATTCCTCGCAATCAAATTTCAGTCTTGATGACCTTCTTGGGCTTGGTGTTACTGAAACTCCtgcgcctccaccaccaccagcactgACCCTTAACTCAAAGCCTGTGTTAGATCCTGGTACGTTCCAGAGGAAATGGGGCCAGTTAGCATTGGCACTGACTCAG GAATGCTCTTTGAGCCCACAAGGAGCAGCATCATTAATGAACCCCCAATCGCTCATCCGCCATATGCAAAGCAATTACATCCAATGTATTGCTTCAGGTGGTCAGCCTCCAAACTACAAGTTCTTTTTCTATGCTCAGAAAGATGGAGCTACTGCTTTCTTCCTTGTAGAATGTATTGTCAATACAGCATCAGCGAAGGCACAGCTCAAAATCAAGGGTGATGATGGAACTGCTGCTGAGGCATTCTCGACTTTGTTTCAGTCAGCCTTGTCCAAATTTGGGCTTTCTTGA
- the LOC120707484 gene encoding mitochondrial import receptor subunit TOM7-1-like codes for MASRPSLKAKPKGKGGRKGAAPGADDGEATRAATAVRLVKEWTTWTMKTAKVAAHYGFIPLVIVIGMNSEPKPSITQLLSPV; via the coding sequence atggcgtcGCGCCCGTCGCTGAAGGCGAAGCCCAAGGGCAAGGGCGGGAGGAAGGGCGCCGCCCCGGGCGCGGACGACGGGGAGGCCACCagggcggcgaccgcggtgcGGCTCGTCAAGGAGTGGACCACGTGGACGATGAAGACGGCCAAGGTGGCGGCGCACTACGGCTTCATCCCGctcgtcatcgtcatcggcaTGAACTCGGAGCCCAAGCCCTCCATCACGCAGCTCCTCTCCCCCGTCTGA
- the LOC120710679 gene encoding uncharacterized protein LOC120710679 — MTTPSGSAVRPTYVPRPAHLYSAAPGSSLFPSMDPYGAGSSSLRRPIHDLEYRQVGGTDDDEEIQEVDDLSQMEWVNTFFSSAPTQEVVGTSQLGGAPLATQDYSQVEQTPVPEQGRRSTRQTIPPEPLTYSQHHTRAGQAAERRGRRRGGKRGRI; from the exons ATGACGACACCTTCGGGTTCTGCAGTTCGGCCCACGTACGTGCCGCGACCGGCACATTTGTACTCGGCAG CGCCCGGCTCGTCGCTGTTTCCGTCGATGGATCCCTACGGCGCTGGATCTTCGTCTCTTCGTCGTCCAATACACGATTTAG AGTACCGGCAAGTGGGAGGGACAGACGACGATGAGGAGATTCAGGAGGTAGACGACCTCTCGCAGATGGAGTGGGTGAACACGTTCTTCTCTTCTGCACCGACGCAGGAGGTCGTCGGCACTTCACAGCTGGGGGGTGCCCCACTCGCGACGCAGGACTACAGTCAGGTGGAACAGACGCCTGTTCCTGAGCAGGGTCGTCGGTCCACTCGCCAGACCATCCCGCCGGAGCCACTGACGTACTCACAGCACCACACTAGGGCGGGCCAGGCTGCAGAGCGACGtggcaggaggagagggggcaagCGCGGACGCATCTAG
- the LOC120707486 gene encoding WRKY transcription factor 71-like: MSSRGGGIGGGEGGDHHGVYHQHGHGHLARADGSEFMFNSNDMESFFFSQPGPGVVGGGGSSRAGADELMPPYSSLTDYLQGFLDPSGLARHLDAPFPPADQEAPVKHELSLDVMSHDSQGTSGGGAAGEGAALLTPNSSVSLSSSDREGDGGQPRRCKKKADDEVAAEGDEKDQEDGENSTKATKPNKKKTEKRQRQPRVAFLTKSEVDHLEDGYRWRKYGQKAVKNSPYPRSYYRCTTPKCGVKKRVERSYQDPSTVITTYEGQHTHHSPASLRAGGAHLFMAGAHALPPHLMPGGGGFRPDLMGMMHHIPTGASPSMFLPSMPPPQMPAPSPPPPPIHQQHHFTDYALLQDLFPSSTMPNDP, translated from the exons ATGTCTTCTAGAGGAGGAGGGAtaggcggcggcgaaggaggagATCACCATGGCGTCTACCACCAGCACGGCCACGGCCATCTCGCCCGCGCAGATGGGTCCGAGTTCATGTTCAACAGCAACGACATGGAGAGCTTCTTCTTCAGCCAGCCCGGGCcgggcgtcgtcggcggcgggggtAGCAGCAGggccggcgccgacgagctCATGCCGCCCTACTCCAGCCTCACCGACTACCTGCAGGGGTTCCTGGACCCCTCCGGGCTGGCGCGGCACCTGGACGCGCCGTTCCCGCCGGCGGATCAGGAGGCCCCGGTCAAGCACGAGCTGTCCCTCGACGTGATGAGCCACGACAGCCAgggcaccagcggcggcggcgcggccggagaaGGCGCCGCGCTGCTCACGCCCAACTCCTCGGTGTCTCTCTCGTCCAGCGACCGGGAGGGGGACGGCGGCCAGCCTCGTCGGTGCAAGAAAAAGGCGGACGATGAGGTGGCCGCGGAGGGGGATGAGAAAGATCAGGAAGATGGGGAGAATTCCACGAAAGC GACCAAACCCAACAAGAAGAAAACCGAGAAGAGGCAGAGGCAGCCCCGAGTGGCGTTCCTGACCAAGAGCGAGGTGGATCACCTTGAGGACGGCTACCGGTGGCGCAAATACGGCCAGAAGGCGGTCAAGAACAGCCCATACCCAAG GAGCTACTACCGGTGCACGACGCCCAAGTGCGGCGTGAAGAAGCGCGTGGAGCGGTCGTACCAGGACCCGTCGACGGTGATCACGACGTACGAGGGGCAGCACACGCACCACAGCCCGGCCAgcctccgcgccggcggcgcgcaccTCTTCATGGCCGGGGCGCacgcgctgccgccgcacctcatgccgggcggcggcggcttccggcCGGACCTGATGGGCATGATGCATCACATCCCCACGGGCGCAAGCCCTAGCATGTTCCTGCCGAGCATGCCGCCTCCGCAGATGCCAGCGCCgtcgcctcctccccctcctatTCATCAGCAGCACCACTTCACGGACTACGCCCTCTTGCAGGACCTTTTCCCGTCGTCCACAATGCCCAACGACCCATAA